In a single window of the Mesoplodon densirostris isolate mMesDen1 chromosome 16, mMesDen1 primary haplotype, whole genome shotgun sequence genome:
- the TRIM56 gene encoding E3 ubiquitin-protein ligase TRIM56 yields MSAGRREAALYLKRPEENSWPFRMVSQGSSPSLLEALSSDFLACKICLEQLRVPKTLPCLHTYCQDCLTQLAEGSHLRCPECRESVPVPPTGVAAFKTNFFVNGLLDLVKARAGGDLRAGKPACALCPLMGGASAGGPATARCLDCADDLCQACADGHRCTRQTHSHRVVDLVGYRAGWYDEEARERQAAQCPQHPGESLRFLCQPCSQLLCRECRLDPHLDHPCLPLAEAVRARRPGLEGLLAGMDNNLAKLEATRLAEEEALACLREQAAKVGTQVEEAAEGVLRALLAQKQEVLGQLRAHVDAAEEAARERLGELASRAQVAREAAAFARRVLSLGREAEILSLEGAIAQRLQQLQRCPWMPGSAPCLLPQLELHPGLLDKNHQLLRLSFEEQQPQKDSGKDGVRSQGGDETQPQSRDGAQTPKQDSAQTPQEDGAQTLKAERAETPQEDGAQTPKEGRAQTPQEDGGAQSPRGGRSNKKRKFKGRLKSISREPSPAPGPNLEGSGLLPRPIFFCSFPTRMPGDKRSPRITGLCPFGSREILVADEQNRALKRFSLNGDYKGAVPVPEGCSPCSVAALQDAVAFSAGARLYLIRPNGEVQWRRALSLCQASHAVSAMPSGDRVAVSVSGHVEVYNMEGSLATRFIPGGKASRGLRALVFLTTSPQGSFVGSDWQQNSLVVCDGLGQVIGEYRGPGLHGCQPGSVSVDKKGYIFLTLREVNKVVILDPKGSLLGDFLTAYHGLEKPRVTTMVDGRYLVVSLSNGTIHVFRVRPPDS; encoded by the exons ATGtctgcagggaggagggaggcggcTCTTTATCTCAAGAGACCAGAAGAAAATTCCTGGCCATTCAG AATGGTTTCCCAGGGCTCCTCGCCCTCCCTGCTGGAGGCCCTGAGCAGCGACTTCCTAGCCTGTAAAATCTGCCTGGAGCAGCTGCGGGTGCCCAAAACGTTGCCCTGCCTGCATACCTACTGCCAGGACTGCCTGACCCAGTTGGCCGAGGGCAGCCACCTCCGATGCCCTGAGTGCCGCGAGTCCGTGCCTGTGCCGCCCACGGGCGTGGCTGCCTTCAAGACCAACTTCTTTGTCAACGGGCTCCTAGATTTGGTGAAGGCCCGAGCCGGTGGAGACCTGCGCGCAGGGAAGCCGGCCTGTGCACTGTGCCCGCTGATGGGGGGCGCCAGTGCTGGGGGGCCAGCCACAGCCCGGTGCCTGGACTGCGCCGACGACTTGTGCCAGGCCTGTGCCGATGGGCACCGCTGCACTCGGCAGACCCACAGCCACCGAGTGGTGGACCTGGTGGGCTACAGGGCAGGGTGGTACGACGAGGAGGCCCGGGAACGCCAGGCGGCCCAGTGTCCCCAGCACCCGGGGGAGTCCCTGCGCTTCCTTTGCCAGCCCTGCTCCCAGCTGCTGTGCCGGGAGTGTCGCCTGGACCCCCACCTGGACCACCCCTGCCTGCCCCTGGCCGAGGCTGTGCGTGCCCGGAGGCCAGGCCTCGAGGGGCTACTGGCGGGCATGGACAACAACCTGGCCAAGCTGGAAGCCACCCGGCTGGCGGAAGAGGAAGCCTTGGCCTGTCTGCGGGAGCAGGCAGCCAAGGTGGGCACGCAGGTGGAAGAGGCAGCCGAGGGGGTCCTCCGGGCCCTCCTGGCCCAGAAGCAGGAGGTGCTGGGGCAGCTACGGGCCCACGTGGACGCTGCCGAAGAGGCTGCTCGGGAGAGGCTGGGGGAGCTGGCGAGCCGTGCACAGGTGGCCAGGGAGGCGGCCGCCTTTGCCCGTCGCGTGCTCAGCCTGGGTCGGGAGGCCGAGATACTCTCGCTGGAGGGCGCGATTGCCCAAAGGCTTCAGCAGCTGCAGCGTTGTCCCTGGATGCCTGGGTCAGCCCCCTGTCTGCTGCCCCAGCTGGAGCTCCATCCTGGACTCCTGGACAAGAACCACCAGCTGCTAAGACTCTCCTTTGAGGAGCAGCAGCCCCAGAAGGACAGCGGGAAAGACGGAGTGAGAAGCCAGGGAGGTGATGAAACCCAGCCCCAGAGCAGGGATGGAGCCCAGACCCCAAAGCAGGACAGCGCGCAGACGCCCCAAGAAGATGGAGCCCAGACCCTAAAGGCGGAGCGAGCCGAGACTCCCCAAGAAGATGGAGCCCAGACCCCGAAAGAGGGCAGAGCCCAGACACCCCAGGAAGATGGAGGAGCCCAGTCCCCAAGGGGTGGCAGATCCAACAAGAAGAGGAAATTCAAAGGCAGGCTCAAGTCCATTTCTCGGGAGCCCAGCCCAGCACCTGGGCCAAACCTGGAAGGCTCTGGCCTCCTCCCCAGGCCCATCTTTTTCTGCAGCTTCCCCACGCGGATGCCGGGGGACAAGCGGTCTCCCCGGATCACTGGGCTCTGTCCCTTTGGCTCCCGGGAGATCCTGGTGGCAGATGAGCAGAACAGGGCCCTGAAGCGCTTCTCCCTCAATGGCGACTACAAGGGCGCGGTGCCCGTCCCTGAGGGCTGCTCCCCATGCAGCGTGGCCGCCCTGCAGGACGCCGTGGCCTTCTCGGCTGGCGCTCGGCTCTATCTCATCCGCCCCAACGGCGAGGTGCAGTGGCGCCGGGCGCTGAGCCTCTGCCAGGCCAGCCACGCCGTGTCCGCCATGCCGAGCGGGGACCGGGTGGCTGTCAGCGTGTCAGGCCATGTGGAGGTGTACAACATGGAAGGCAGCCTGGCCACCCGGTTTATCCCTGGGGGCAAGGCCAGCCGGGGCCTGCGGGCACTGGTGTTCCTGACCACAAGCCCCCAGGGCAGTTTCGTGGGGTCAGACTGGCAGCAGAATAGCTTGGTGGTCTGTGACGGGCTGGGCCAGGTGATTGGGGAGTACCGGGGGCCGGGCCTGCACGGCTGCCAGCCGGGCTCCGTGTCCGTAGATAAGAAGGGCTACATCTTTCTGACCCTTCGAGAGGTCAACAAGGTGGTGATCCTCGATCCGAAGGGGTCGCTGCTCGGTGACTTCCTGACGGCCTATCACGGCCTGGAAAAGCCCCGGGTGACCACCATGGTGGATGGCAGGTACCTGGTTGTGTCCCTCAGTAATGGGACCATCCATGTCTTTCGGGTCCGCCCTCCTGACAGTtaa